From Candidatus Schekmanbacteria bacterium, a single genomic window includes:
- a CDS encoding MerR family transcriptional regulator, with protein MKIGEIAKLANTTIRTVRYYEEEGLLFPSGRTKGGFRFYNEDDLKKLKTIKMLKSMNMGVCEIGDLLNARRKYKIGGKAALIIHTKLHLKLNQVTETINKLNEVKRELEVSRQLIAECTECEKEIDVLQCNNCNFTDIRRGLSYLYAAFYI; from the coding sequence ATGAAGATAGGCGAAATTGCAAAGCTAGCAAATACAACAATCAGGACAGTAAGATATTACGAAGAAGAAGGACTATTATTTCCTTCAGGAAGAACAAAAGGTGGATTCCGTTTCTATAATGAAGATGACCTCAAAAAACTTAAAACAATTAAAATGCTTAAGAGTATGAATATGGGTGTTTGTGAAATTGGAGATCTCTTGAATGCAAGAAGAAAATATAAAATTGGAGGCAAGGCAGCTTTAATAATACATACGAAACTTCACTTAAAGTTGAATCAAGTTACTGAAACGATAAATAAGCTGAATGAAGTAAAAAGAGAATTGGAAGTTTCAAGGCAATTAATAGCTGAATGTACTGAATGTGAAAAAGAAATTGATGTGTTGCAATGTAACAATTGTAACTTCACAGATATAAGGCGTGGGTTATCATATCTTTATGCAGCATTTTATATTTAA